AAAGTTAAGAGTCATTGCACAGACTCATATAAGCAGAACAGATAAGGTTCAAGTGAAAATTGATAATGAAATCATCGATACATATAGTATCAATAATTCAGCTTCTACAGACCAATCTTTAATTTTTGAAAAAGTGGATCTAGCAGACTCAGTGCATAATGTAGAATTAATAAACTTAAATCCACAAGCTGATTTCATTTTTGATGCCATCGACATTGATGGAGAACTTCTAGATCCCACCATATCTACTCCTAATCCAGAACCTCAACCAGCGGGAGACCGCGCTATCTTAACAGTATCAATGACAACTGGTTTAGAAAAAGAATACGACCTTCCAATGAGTGATGTAAATACATTTTTGAGTTGGTATGATGTTCGAGATACTGGAACAGGCCCATCTAAATTTGCAATAAACAAATACAGCAACAACAAAGGGCCATTTAGCAAGCGTACAGATTACGTGATATTCGATAAGATTTTAACGTTTGAAGTAAGTGAATATACGACCAAATAAAAAGAAAGAGCAGTGAGGTTATCCCTCCTGCTCTATTTTTGTGCTCTGAATTCGTAATGCTGTCGGAAATATCTTCCACCCATAATCAATGAGTCGTTCACGATCCTCTTGGAGCTGCCAGACGGAAACACATACTCGGGTTAAAGCTGCTGCGAGGAATTCCATATTTGTAGTTAGTACTTTGTATGTGTGATTCATATTATCTCCTAAAAAGGCCGCTAACAATTGAACTCAAGAGTCAGCGGCCCGTTTTAAAGAAAATTATAATTCATTATTATTGCGGTCAAAGTAGATGAAGTCACAACATTTAAATAATTTTCTTGCTTGACCTCTAGTGAGCTCTACTTTGTCGTGTGAACTGTGTATCTCTGCGTGGTGTTCATTGTCCTCCACTGGTTTGTGTAATACTACCGTATCATTATCTAGACAATCTTCGACCTTAATTATTGCAATAGCTCTAAGATTCTCTTTTCCCATCCTTGATTCAAAATTAAGCGTGATATTGCCTGTAGATCTTCCCCCATCTCTATCCACAGAAACGCCGTTCGAATCTTTAAAAATAGCAGATGACGGTAAGTCGTCTTTCCACCATGCTGGTATAGGCTTTAATGCTCGATATAGTATTTCTTCCCGCTTAATTTCCGGATCCATTAAATTCAGCTAAAATCTCATTTAATTTCCAGTACTTAGTTAGGGGAATTTCTCTGTCAGTTTCATCTCCATTTTCCAGCTCCATATAGATACCGATCTTATCTTTGTAAATTTCCATCTCAAGATAATCTCCATTAGATTTTTCATATTCGAGTTGAATACTCTTTCTTGCTGTAGGAAAAATATATGGCTGGAAATCCAAAAATGTAACAATTGAAATAACAGTACTAATTAGCTCTTCCTCAAATTTTTCAGCGCCATTATCATTCCAATTATCATCTAATTTCTTTATTTCTTGAATAGTCACAAGGTTTCTAGTTCTTTGCTTCTCCTCTTTAAGGTGAAAAGCATCTTTCTCAGTAGTTGTGCTGGAACTTTCAACTACTTTTTCTCGCTTTTCAAAATATGAAAGTAAGTGACTATAAGTTGCCTTGTTTCTATTATACATAATAATTTTTTCTGAATAACTTCTTGATGCAGACTGAACTATTTCCTTGTACTGCGTCATCTTTTGGAAAGCACTGACGTTTTCCAAGTTCCTGAAAGTAATCATTTTTTGAGGAATAGTGGAAGTGGAAGTCATTTTAACCACCCTCTCTATTTGATTGTTCAAGCGACTCCAGCATATTACCCAACCAAGAGTGTATGGAAGCAGCAGTCTCCTTATTCATTACAATTCCAGTTTGTATAAACCTCATAATATTCAGGTTATGTTCCTCTGGTTCGAATCTAACATTAGCGCTTAATGTCCCATCATCATTCAGATCCCTTGTTTCGGAATAGGGAAGCGGATGCCGTTCCATGTAAAAGTTAATAACAAACTCTCCGTTTGGAGAAAGTCCACCTTGCGCTCCGTTAATGTAAACAGGATTATAATCTTCGGTGAACTTATACTTGAAGTTGAGCGAAAATTCAGTCATCGCTTAACACCACTCTTTCCATATATGTAAGCACAATTATAGATACTCCATTGTGCCCAGGACTTAAGACATACGTCTTAGTACCTAAGAATTCTATCTTTTATATCATATCATAAACGCCAAAATAAGTAAATTATGTACAAGCCCTTGAAAACAGGCTTGTTTTTTTATCTTTGTACTACCTTATCAAACAAACTCCGCTTTAACCATTTCATTAACTACCTCTTTCATTACAACTGACTTAGCTTGTTGCTTCGGTATCTTGTCCAACTTCACCCGCGCTTTGTGCATCTTCGCACAGCAAATTACATCTCACTTTTATTATTGTGATTGTACTTTAATTCCAACTTCTTTGCGGTAGTTGAAAAGCAATTGCCGCCAGAAGTCGTAACTGCCATTGCTGTCAGCGATGTAAAGGCTTGTAAAACTCATAAGCTGATTCTGCCCATTTAGGACATTCCATGTTCTCCTTAACCTTCTGAGCCGCGATCCACTTGGCCTGAGATTCAACAGTTGCCTTCAGTTCATCCATTTGTTTCTTTTCTTCTGATGTCATTGGTTGTCCTCCTTGTTTTGTAATTTTGCCATAACAGCATTAATTTCCGCCTGTGTTGGATGCTGCCCAGAACGGTATTGCGCTGTTGATAAACCAAAGTCCATTTGCAAATGAGGATAGTCAGGGAAGCTCGCCCAATCTCCACCCCATGTGAAGCCCACCCCTTGCCGATCTCAGCGACCTGGAGCCAATCAGACCGTTTGTCTCCGTTGCCGTCCCGCACTGTGTCCCAGCTTACTGATTTACCGTCAGGCATGAGCAACACATAATCCACGGCCACACCAAAATTGTGATAACTGTATCCACCGCGTGCGTTAGTTACAACCTTCCCTGGCTTGCTACGACCCTGTGCATACAAAGCGTCTTGCTACGCTATGGTCCGCAAACCCTGCGTGATGAATTGGGATGCCAATAGCAAAAGAGCGCTGTATAAGCCGCTCCGCAGCTGTACGCACGATAGGCAATAAACCTGTCAGTCTGGAAGCAGATTTACTCACTACATAATCCAATGTGAGCGTCATTGCTGATCAGCTCCCTTTTTAGCTTGTTTGATGATTGATTACCATAGACCGCCACAGCACCAACTAAGATGCCTTGAACCACGCTTTCCACCGAAAGGCCCAACATCAACAGCACAAACACGATGGCTACCGCAGTAACTATAAAAATAATCGTCCAGTCCGGTACCCGCGGCGTCTGCTTCAGCACGATACCGATAATCCAGCAGGCAGCCAGCACAATAACCAACCTTGCATCAATCAAGCCATTAATAATTTCCCATTCCACACTACATTCCCCCTAACTTAATTCCGGCCCATACAGCCGCTACAATGAGTCCTGTCATGCCAGTTAATGCCGCTCCGTACACGGTACGTTTCAGCCATTTTTGATCTTCGTCATGCTTATCCAATCTCGACAATGCATCTGCTGCATTGCGTCTGGCATCATAAGCAACATCGGTTGTCTTCTTAAGATCAGATTCAATCTCAACAATACGAAGGGCCATCTGCTGCGCTGTCTGTAGTGCTTCTTTGGAAATCTCTTTGACCTCAGCTACTCCCGGAGCCAGAGCAGCCAAAGGTTTCAACGCTTCCTCAATCCGAGCTAATTGGACCTTTAAATCAACAATCGTGTTCACCTCCTGGCATGGCTTCCATCGTCTTCCCCGTCTCTCTGTTCAGGAAAAATTTCCTGCCCTATTCAGTAACTTCCGCTTTCTCTTTTTGTTTTTGAATCTCAAGTGCTGCCAGTGCATTCCCGATCTTCAAATCTAAAGCTGCCAGAATCTCTATTTGATTAAGTGGATGCGAGCTAAGAACAGCAGTAATCACCTGTGTCAATTCTTCAACCGGTTTATTCAAATCCATTTCAACTTGGAGTGTATGTGTCATCTTTGCCAAGACCTTTCCTCCTCTCTATACGAAAATAAGCCCCTTCCAATTAAGGAATAGGGCTTCATGGATTTATTATCTTTTATCTTTGTTACGGAGTGGCTACGGATTTACAAGTTCAAAATCAGGACCACCCGTCCAACGGGTGGTTTCCTCTTGGGGTATAACCCCCTGTTGCCAAACTGCGCCTAAAGACGCTACCCTGACAGCAGGGCTGTTAAAATGGTTTTACTTCTTTTTGCTTCGATTACTGCTGAATGGATCTTCGTATTCTTTTACACTCAGCTTATCTACCGCCTGATCATGTGCTTCTTGCTCACGAATATACTTTCTTACTGTTGCTTCATTTAGACCCACTGTACTCACATAGTACCCTTCTGCCCAAAACTTTCGATTGCCGTATTTATACTTGAGCTGGGCATGCTTCTCGAATATCATTAGTGAACTTTTTCCCTTTAGATATCCCATGGACGTGGAGACTGCCATTTTCGGTGGAATCGCTACCAACATGTGAACATGATCGGGCATCATGTGACCTTCTATAATTTCTACTCCCTTGTACTTACATAGACGTTTGAAAATTTCGATCGATTAAATCTTTTCTCACTTGATTATAGATTTCTTTCCGTCTATACTTCGGGGTAAATACAATGTGGTATTTGCACATCCACTTTGTGTGAGCTAGACTGTAGCTCTTGTTTGCCATCCTAAACCATTCTTTTCTTTTGAGCCTGAACATCTCAATTTTATCGGAATGGTCTTGGTGGTCAAACCCTCGATCCCTCCACCCGCATAGCGGGTGGTTTTTTGTTTCGCGCGTTTCACGCACTCAACTGGCTAAAGCCATAATAAAAAAAGCCCTTGATATACAAGGACTTTTGGCTATGATCTGTAGTGGGCTCGAACCACTGACCCCTACCCTGTCAAGATAGTGCTCTCCCAGCTGAGCTAACAGATCATGATATATAATTGTTTCCCAATCAAGTAACAGTATCATATCAAGTAACCGTGTTCATTGTCAATGATTTATTTGGTTATAAATCACCCGAAATGGTGCACAATAAAGGAAAGATTACCATTTCTACAACGAGGTGAATTCCCTATGAGAAACATAACAAAACGGTCAAAATCCAATAAATATACATTTACCAAATGCTTCTTTCTCTTTGCTGGGCTTATGATTCTCATTACTACCGTTACGGGTTGCGGCTTGGAGAAGGATGAACATACGGTACAATTCCAACAATTACAACAGCCCAATGAAAATGATGAATCTCTGCCCGTTTGGCTGGACGTATACTCCAAATCTGTAATTCAAGATGTGTATTCTCCGCGAGGAAGCAGTGAAGTCTTGCCGTGAAGGTTAACAGGTGAATTACTCGTCTTCATCCCACTTGCGTGAGTATGCTTTCTTCGTAACGAAATACAACAGAGTAATCATTCCCGCCGACATTAGCAATGTAATTACCATGATGCCTGTCATGCCCATCACTACCCCCTCCTCTCCCAATATGTTCCAGACTTCACTATACAGGAAAAACATTTTTTTGTATAATTCAGTCTGATATGTCGCGCAAGAGCAGAAAGAAGGAATGGAATTGGCAGCTGAGATTAGTTATGTATCGACAGAAGAACAACTGGAGCAAGCCCTGGGAATTCGCCATCACGTTTTTGTGATCGAGCAACAGGTGCCTGCCGAGATTGAGATTGATCAATATGATGTCATCAGTCCGGATGTGCATCATGTATTGTTAAGTACGGATGGCCAAGCTGTAGCCACAGGACGTCTGATCTATTACAGCAAGGATACGGCCAAAATGCAGCGGATCGCAGTGCTTGAATCTCATCGTTCATTTGGTTATGGACGTGTGCTTCTGCTCGCGATGGAGGAGCTGGCACGTGAACTCGGTTTATCCTATTCTGTACTGGATGCTCAATGTCAGGCACAGAAATTCTATGAAAAACTGGGTTATGAAGTGATTTCGGAAGAACCTTTTTATGATGCAGATATTCTGCATGTTCGTATGAGAAAGAGCTTGTAAACCCTCGGCGTTGGCAGGTCTTATCAGCATATGATGCATACTTCCGAGGAAATCGGATAGGCTAATCAGGTAAGCAGATTCCTATCTCGTCATATAAGGAGAGTGTGACATCATGGATCAAACAACACGCGAGAGTTTCACAGCCGTACAGAAAAATGGTGACGGTGACCTGACAGCCTTTCAGACTTCAGCAGGACGTGTACTGGATTATCAGCAGGCACTTGCAGAAGTAAAAGCTGGCGCTATTGCTGGTGTGAATGTATTTAAAGGCAAGGATGGCGAAATGTACATTCGCGGCGATGCCGATGGTGACCCAACCAACAACCTGGACCAACTTCCCCATTTCTAAAATAGATGCACACGTTGTATGTGTGACATAGTAAGCGCCGATCCGGATATCCGGGTTGGCGTTTTCTTATTATGATTAGTAGTCCGTAAAATATTTTGCGGAGTCCCCGGAAGGCTGGCTTTTGTGAATCGGTTGTTGTGCCTGTTCCCATGCCTGCAAAATCTGTATCCCTTCCATAGTAGACCGGTTCTCCCACGCGATGTGCCCGGTGCGTTCAAGCTCCAGCAATGACTCATGAATGTAAGCTCTGCTTCGTCCCGTCTTGTTCTCCAGTTCATCCATACGCGGCAGCCTGCGCCGTTGTCCTGCATAGTTCACCATAATACGCAAAATCTTGCGTTCAAAGTCGTTCAGCATACTTTACCTCCCCATTCAGATCGGTAACAGGACGCCATGCCAGAATACCTTGCTCCAGAAATGTTCGGGGCGAGCCTTCTTTTCCCGCTGATGCTCTAATCATCCCGCCACGTACACTGTTAATTCGAATCTGTCGCTGCGTAATCTGCCCTGCACGATCCATGTAGACAAGCTCCACCATCTCGCCAATATATTTCCCTAGCATAGTCATCCCTCCGACAAGAACGTTTGTTTGTATCCCTTATTATATGCGAACATAAGTTCTTTATTCAATAGTAAAAAAAGGATTTTTATAAAATAAAAAACCAGACTTTCACCTTAAGATTAAGGCAGTCTGGTTCATCCCATAGTGTAGCTAATATGAACACCTTGTATTGTAATCACTACGTTCATTAACGGATCAATGTCGATCCGATTCCGAAAATTGCACTTTTTTCAATTGCTGTGTAGATGGATTAAAATCAACATTCACATAGACTGCGAATTGTTTGCCGTCTTTCGCACGAACCCATAGCTTGAACTGTTCCCGTGATTGATCCGCTGTTAGAGAGGTACGACCGATATGCTTATAGTCCAAAATATCCACATTATACTTGGTCTGTGTTTCTTTGACCGCAATAATTCCCCACTTCGCATAATCAGGGATGGCGGCGCCTGTGCCTGATGTAATTCCGGCTAAACTCAGGACTACCGACATGACGGTAACGATGAGCATTCTCATTTCACTCACTCCTTGGGACAATATGTTTCTGTTATATTGCCCGTCCGGGTTTCATTTTACACGAATAAACGAAAGATCCAGGCCAGTGGCCGTAGGGAAAAAGGAACCACATGAACAAGCCGGTCAAACGAATCAGTAGGCTCCGTCCGGAAACTCATTCCCCAGTCACCCGAGAAAACGTGTTGTTGTGTCTTCGGCTCCTCAGGACGATCCAACCCGTATTTCTTTTCAAGTAACTCCCGCGTTTCTTCATCCACCTGAACCTCGTTCGTAACGACATATGCTGTGGCAGGCTCGCTGCTTATGTACATCAGAATCATTAGAAACATCACAATCCCAACTATTTGTATCCAACGCTTGTTCATCTCATCTCTTACTCCTTTATGGATTACTGACTCTCTTCTCTTGTACGTGAAGACTCGTTTGAATGTTTGATTATACATAAATTTGACCGTATTGGAAATAACAAATGGAAGAAGAGTTGAAGCATGCGTTATGCGATGCTTAAGTCCCATTTGGTTGTTTTTTTGTTTAAAAAACCCAATAGACGTGTAATAGGCCATGACAGAGTGACTTCACGATCTGAAACTCTACACGATCTGCAATACCAATAAGAGGAGGTTACACCCGAATGTTCAAACGCTTGGATGAAATCCTGATTGAGATTCCCAATGTCGAGAAGCCAGATCCGAATGCTGCGGCAGCTATACAAGAATTACTCGGCGGCAAATTCGGAGAAATGTCAACGTTGAACAACTACCTCTATCAATCGTTTAATTTTCGATCCAAAGAAAAGCTGAAGCCCTTCTATGACCTCGTCATGAGCATTACGGCCGAAGAATTGGGTCATGTTGAACTCGTGTCTCATGGTATTAACAAATGCCTCAGAGGTTCAACCGAGTACAAAGAACCCGACGACACACCGCTAGGTTCCGTGAAAGATGCTCGTCTGTCGTATCACTACCTGGCAGGTGCACAAGGCGCAATGCCTTTTGACTCTATGGGTAATCCATGGACGGGAGCAAACGTCTTCAACAGCGGCAATCTGGTCGAGGATCTGCTGCATAACTTCTTCCTAGAATGTGGCGCTCGTACCCATAAGATGAAAGTATATGAGATGACGGATCACCCGGCAGCCCGGGAAGTGGTTGGTTTCCTGCTGGTACGTGGCGGTGTGCATGTCGTGGCATATGCAAAAGCACTTGAGATTGCAACTGGCGTAAATGTCACCAAGCTGGTTCCTATTCCTTCACTGAACAACAAAGCCTTCAACGAGGCTCGTAAATATGAAGAAAAAGGCGTACACACCAAGCTGTATACCTATAGTGATAAAGATTTCAACACAATCGGCCAGATCTGGAAAGGAACTCACCCCGAAGATGGACAACCTCTGGAAGTCATTCAAGGGATACCTGAAGGATTCCCGATTCCGGAAGCTCCTGCGGTCGAGGAGGAGTTTGCACCAGGTATATCGCAAGAAGACTTCAAGGAAATTGCACGTCGTCTGAAAATGGCTGGGAATATTGCAGATTAAGGAACAATTTTGTTTAACAGGTTCTTTCCCTATATATATTGTTAACTGTATGTTTAAGTAAAGCCCTCGAACCCTGCTGCTGAATGCAGAGAGGATTTGAGGGCTTTGTTATAATAAATTTATGATACCATTTTATGGTGAAAAATAAGTATGTTGTATGCACGTCATTTCCTGAGAATTTAGCTGTAAAAGTAAACCGGATCTCTGCTGACATCGTTAAACTTAGTTAAACTCCAACACCGATTCCTCACGCTGACTCATGACTTCAATTAGCATGTTGGCACCCAGACGAAAACCTTGTGCAAACGCTGCTTCCGTATGCATGCCCTCACATCTGCCACACAAGTCAAATAACTGTTCAAGCTCACGGAATTCTTCCTCGCTCAATCGATTCTTCCATTGCTCTGTCAGAGCTGCAATCTGCCGCCCTAACGCTTGGTATTCAGGATGTGTCGGCATCATCATCTCATCCGGTCGAAGTCGTCCATTATATAATGCTTCTAATATCGAATTCATGTGCATCCTCCTGTATATCAATTCGCACCTCACTTGAATGAACGATCTACACATGGTAGGATATTTATGCAGTCGCTCATTTAAGTGATTGCGGGATAGGAAGCAGCATGTTCTTCGTGGGACTCAAGCTGCTTCCTTTTTTATTTTTGGAGCTCGTCGTAAATCTTCTCAATCCCTTTGCGAACGATGTCTGATCGATTCGTATTCAGTTTCTCAGCCGAAATATCGAGCTTGTTCATAATTTCCTCGTCGACACGTATATCAATCGTTCTGCTTTTGGGTTTGTCAGATTTAGGCCGCCCCATCTTTTTGGCGGACATTTGCTTCACCTCTTTTTTTGTCCTGACAATAATATATTATTGTCAGGACAAAAAGTCAATTTAATTATAAAACATACGTTCGTTTTTGTGACAGCAGATTCATAGATAAATCTATAGTCAGTAATCAGTTTCAATAATAAAACAACCTTGAAAGGTTAGGCGCTCAAGGTCGTTAGAGTACTATTTCACTCTTCCATTGGCTTTCCATATCTCACTAAGACATGCCAGAGTAATTTTAACTCTTGTAGAACTTCTCTGTAGGTTCCTCTATCGCTCCAATGGCTTGGGTTTCGTTTCAAGTCCATAGCTGCGGAACCAATGATATCTGCATCAATCAAATCACTTTTTGCAATTCTTTTGGCTAGTGAAGGCATCGAAGTACCTCGAAAATCCATTGGAACGTCATCAACCAATAGTGTAAAGCCCATGTGCCAATGGAGATCAATGGAATACTTTAAACATATCTGCTCTAAGATTCTTCCTGTATGTGTGCCTTTAAATGATGGGTCGGCAACAAGCAACTCTACATCTTTTTCAAGGGAAATATCACCATGAACCTGAGCTTCGATATAATAATCCAGATTTCGGTTCGGCTCTTGGCTTGATGGATTTTGGAATGGTTTCTCAAGATTGACGAGCATATGATCGATTAACTTTTGAACCGTTAGATTTCTTTCACCAATGGCAAAATCACTATAGAATACATCCCTCATAAGAGCAGCCAAAATGAGGTCAAATTCCTCATACGTTCCCTTTTCCTCGGGGTCTTGGTGAGAATCCAAATATGTATACGTGCAACGTTGAGAGACCTCAGTGGATAAAAGGAAGTAACATGATCCAAAACGCGGAGCAGGTCCATCGGGATGTAACATAACATTGAGTGCCCCATACTTGGGCCGTTCACTATTGGTTGAGCCATTTATTTGGTACGCTCCGCCAAACATTTTATTCTCCCAAACGTCACGTTCACCGCCTGAAAATGCGGAGACACTTCCATTTGATAAAAAAGTCTCAAACTGACTTTTATAAACTCCCTGCTCAAGTAGTGCTTCAGCCACGCTTTTCATGGTCGGATCTAATCGATCTGGGTGAAAGTGTAGCGCAATACTTGCATGAGATTTTAGTTTATTGATAGCTTTTTCAAATGTCTTCAGCTCGATGTTGGACATACGAAGGATTTCTCTAATGGTTTGCTCCGCCTCATTTTTGCGGCTTCTTGCATAATTGGTTACATGCTCTTGAGCTAATTGCTGAGACCTTGATAGTTTCATGGGCAGAGGAGTCCTTTCCCTTTTTATAGAATCATAATGGCGTTTTCCTTGTTTATCATATAGATTATAGCCTAGTTATAGTTTTGGATCTTCAATCTATTTTTCTGGGGATTAGTTCATTCTCAGGGAAATTCCACCAATTGGATTCCTCATAATAAATTGTTTTTGCCCAAAACTCAGGGGACTCATGAAAAATCAGGTCTTCTTCTGATAAAAAATCATTGCCTTCCCAAAAAGAATTAATCCTGAGAAAAGCTTCCTTCTCTGAAATATCAAATAATTCAATTAATAGTTGAACAATGTGCAAACAATATATTTCCGAACTCAAAAAGGTAGGGAAAAGAAGTTGGTATTTTAGCATTTTTATCACTCCATCTTCAATATTTCAGTCTTTCTTAGAATGCTAATTCCAAGTCTCTATGTATCCAACCTTCATCTTTTCCAAAAGCTCCAAGATAACCTCATCCAACTCCTCTAGTATCTCATCATGTGTAGGAGACTCCAGTATTCTTACCAAATCCGACCGTAACATACTTAGATGAGATACAGGCAATCGATCAATTAATCCAACCAAAATAAAATATTCCCAAGAAGAATCTTGGGTTTGCAATACATCCTTAATATGAGGAACTAAGTCCTCGCCTAGTCTCAATAGTATATCCTCTACCGGCTTAGAGATAGGCCAATTCCCGTCTTGCAACCACTCCATAAGCTCTGGGATGATAACTTTCAACTCTTCATTTCTAAATTCATTTAACTTGTTAACCGCTTCAAAGTCATGTTTGTCGCGGGGAAGACACGCCCTAATATCCATTTAGACTTCCTCATCTCTATGTGCAAAATCATATACTCCCTCTGTTATTCTACTGGCTCTACATCCTCTACTCTGATCTCAATCTCATCTTGATTCTTCGTCGTTGACATCGCATCTCTCATGCGAATCGTCCACATTCCTGCATCCTGATAAAAGTGTACATCTTCAATCACAGGAACACGTACTCTTTCTCCATCTGGTGAATATAGTCCACCCCGAATTGCGTCCGCCTCACTTAGATGGGCACCGTCTGGAGTATTTGGACAAGATACCGCTATCGTTTCTGCTCTGGCCTCCCCAGGATAGGGTTGATTTTCCGGGCCTCCATCCGTCCAGACTTCAACATAGGAGCCGATCTGCGGATCAGGCGCATTGGAGAACCATTTTGCCGGATAATACCGATTTCCTCCTCCGTTCGCACTGAAATCTTCATATGCAGGATCAACCACAAGAATGGAATTGTCTTTGCGTTCAACCACATAACCAGTGAAGCCCTTTTCTGTCGGTGAATTTGCAATAGTTTGTGCTGAGTTGCACTCGTTTGATCCAGCACATCCCGTAAGACCTAGTATCCAGATCGAGAGTATTGTACAAACGATACGAAGATTAGTCACCTCCTGGTTCCCCCCTCTAACAAAATTCACATTATACTTCTTAATGCTGACGTCTTAGATCAGGTTATTGTTGCATAACAATGGAGCCAACTTTGAGTGTTAGATTTACAAATACACCCAAAAGTCCTCTTGTTTTCTTTTGATACAAAACGTATCATTTATATTAGATAATATAATTAATGAGGGGGAATCATGT
This Paenibacillus xylanexedens DNA region includes the following protein-coding sequences:
- a CDS encoding DUF3892 domain-containing protein — its product is MDQTTRESFTAVQKNGDGDLTAFQTSAGRVLDYQQALAEVKAGAIAGVNVFKGKDGEMYIRGDADGDPTNNLDQLPHF
- a CDS encoding phage holin family protein, producing the protein MEWEIINGLIDARLVIVLAACWIIGIVLKQTPRVPDWTIIFIVTAVAIVFVLLMLGLSVESVVQGILVGAVAVYGNQSSNKLKRELISNDAHIGLCSE
- a CDS encoding ribbon-helix-helix domain-containing protein — translated: MSAKKMGRPKSDKPKSRTIDIRVDEEIMNKLDISAEKLNTNRSDIVRKGIEKIYDELQK
- a CDS encoding DUF5071 domain-containing protein, whose product is MDIRACLPRDKHDFEAVNKLNEFRNEELKVIIPELMEWLQDGNWPISKPVEDILLRLGEDLVPHIKDVLQTQDSSWEYFILVGLIDRLPVSHLSMLRSDLVRILESPTHDEILEELDEVILELLEKMKVGYIETWN
- a CDS encoding M15 family metallopeptidase, translated to MGFTWGGDWASFPDYPHLQMDFGLSTAQYRSGQHPTQAEINAVMAKLQNKEDNQ
- a CDS encoding DUF3626 domain-containing protein; translation: MKLSRSQQLAQEHVTNYARSRKNEAEQTIREILRMSNIELKTFEKAINKLKSHASIALHFHPDRLDPTMKSVAEALLEQGVYKSQFETFLSNGSVSAFSGGERDVWENKMFGGAYQINGSTNSERPKYGALNVMLHPDGPAPRFGSCYFLLSTEVSQRCTYTYLDSHQDPEEKGTYEEFDLILAALMRDVFYSDFAIGERNLTVQKLIDHMLVNLEKPFQNPSSQEPNRNLDYYIEAQVHGDISLEKDVELLVADPSFKGTHTGRILEQICLKYSIDLHWHMGFTLLVDDVPMDFRGTSMPSLAKRIAKSDLIDADIIGSAAMDLKRNPSHWSDRGTYREVLQELKLLWHVLVRYGKPMEE
- a CDS encoding DUF3889 domain-containing protein encodes the protein MRMLIVTVMSVVLSLAGITSGTGAAIPDYAKWGIIAVKETQTKYNVDILDYKHIGRTSLTADQSREQFKLWVRAKDGKQFAVYVNVDFNPSTQQLKKVQFSESDRH
- a CDS encoding GNAT family N-acetyltransferase — protein: MAAEISYVSTEEQLEQALGIRHHVFVIEQQVPAEIEIDQYDVISPDVHHVLLSTDGQAVATGRLIYYSKDTAKMQRIAVLESHRSFGYGRVLLLAMEELARELGLSYSVLDAQCQAQKFYEKLGYEVISEEPFYDADILHVRMRKSL
- a CDS encoding manganese catalase family protein, with translation MFKRLDEILIEIPNVEKPDPNAAAAIQELLGGKFGEMSTLNNYLYQSFNFRSKEKLKPFYDLVMSITAEELGHVELVSHGINKCLRGSTEYKEPDDTPLGSVKDARLSYHYLAGAQGAMPFDSMGNPWTGANVFNSGNLVEDLLHNFFLECGARTHKMKVYEMTDHPAAREVVGFLLVRGGVHVVAYAKALEIATGVNVTKLVPIPSLNNKAFNEARKYEEKGVHTKLYTYSDKDFNTIGQIWKGTHPEDGQPLEVIQGIPEGFPIPEAPAVEEEFAPGISQEDFKEIARRLKMAGNIAD
- a CDS encoding DUF6809 family protein; this encodes MNSILEALYNGRLRPDEMMMPTHPEYQALGRQIAALTEQWKNRLSEEEFRELEQLFDLCGRCEGMHTEAAFAQGFRLGANMLIEVMSQREESVLEFN
- a CDS encoding DUF3221 domain-containing protein, producing the protein MTNLRIVCTILSIWILGLTGCAGSNECNSAQTIANSPTEKGFTGYVVERKDNSILVVDPAYEDFSANGGGNRYYPAKWFSNAPDPQIGSYVEVWTDGGPENQPYPGEARAETIAVSCPNTPDGAHLSEADAIRGGLYSPDGERVRVPVIEDVHFYQDAGMWTIRMRDAMSTTKNQDEIEIRVEDVEPVE